A single Phoenix dactylifera cultivar Barhee BC4 chromosome 1, palm_55x_up_171113_PBpolish2nd_filt_p, whole genome shotgun sequence DNA region contains:
- the LOC103706111 gene encoding beta-glucosidase 4, translating into MAARSGACDGVPEEVSRSDFPEGFVFGVATSAYQVEGARKEGGRGDSIWDIFSEKKENIKDGSNGDVAVDQYHHYKEDVELIAKIGFGAYRFSISWPRIFPDGLGTKINENGIAYYNNLIDYLLEKGIQPYVTLYHWDLPYNLHECMGGWLSEKIVEYFALYAETCFAKFGDRVKHWITINEPLQTAVNGYGIGIFAPGRYENSSFEPYLAAHHQLLAHAAAVAVYKKKFKATQGGQLGLVLDCEWAEAFSDKLQDKVAAERRLNFQLGWFLDPIFFGDYPAVMHERLGDKLPKFSDAHKELLRNSLDFVGLNHYTTRFIAHAQNTEEIHFYQVQEMERIANWEAGEAIGDRAASEWLYIVPWGIRKVLNYIAKRYHNPPIYVTENGMDDEDTETAALSEVLNDEKRVGYFKGYVAAVAQAIRDGADVRGYFAWSLLDNFEWAQGYTKRFGLIYVDYKNGLARHPKSSAIWFSRFLKGGKEDSSNQLNQA; encoded by the exons GTTGAAGGAGCAAGAAAAGAGGGGGGCAGGGGGGATAGCATCTGGGACATTTTCTCGGAAAAGAaag AAAATATCAAGGATGGAAGTAATGGAGATGTTGCAGTTGATCAATATCATCACTACAAG GAAGATGTGGAACTTATCGCCAAGATAGGTTTTGGAGCTTATCGTTTTTCCATATCTTGGCCTCGTATTTTCCCTG ATGGATTAGGAACTAAGATCAATGAGAATGGGATCGCCTACTACAACAATCTCATTGATTACCTGCTAGAGAAAG GTATTCAGCCTTATGTGACACTGTATCATTGGGATCTTCCATATAATCTTCATGAGTGCATGGGAGGATGGCTATCTGAGAAGATTGT GGAATATTTTGCACTGTATGCAGAAACTTGTTTTGCAAAGTTCGGAGATAGAGTCAAGCACTGGATCACAATCAATGAACCACTTCAAACAGCTGTGAATGGTTATGGTATTGGGATATTTGCTCCTGGAAGATATGAGAATTCATCTTTTGAACCCTACTTGGCTGCACATCACCAACTCTTAGCCCATGCAGCTGCTGTTGCTGTGTACAAGAAGAAATTTAAG GCGACTCAAGGTGGTCAACTTGGGTTAGTTCTTGATTGTGAATGGGCAGAGGCATTTTCCGATAAATTGCAAGATAAGGTTGCTGCAGAGAGGCGGctgaattttcaacttggctg gtttttggatccaattttcTTCGGGGACTACCCTGCGGTTATGCATGAGAGACTAGGAGATAAACTTCCAAAATTCTCAGATGCACATAAAGAATTGCTAAGGAATTCGCTTGATTTTGTGGGTTTAAATCATTACACAACAAGGTTTATTGCTCATGCACAAAATACAGAAGAAATCCACTTTTATCAAGTACAAGAGATGGAGAGGATTG CTAATTGGGAAGCAGGTGAGGCGATTGGTGATAGG GCTGCATCAGAGTGGCTTTACATAGTTCCTTGGGGCATCCGTAAAGTTCTTAACTATATAGCAAAAAGATATCACAATCCCCCAATATATGTTACTGAGAATG GTATGGATGATGAAGACACTGAAACAGCAGCATTGAGTGAGGTATTAAATGATGAAAAGAGAGTCGGATATTTTAAGGGGTACGTCGCTGCTGTTGCACAGGCAATCAG GGATGGTGCTGATGTTCGTGGGTACTTTGCATGGTCATTGTTGGATAACTTCGAGTGGGCGCAAGGATACACCAAGAGGTTCGGGCTGATATACGTCGACTATAAGAATGGCCTTGCAAGGCACCCAAAATCATCAGCCATCTGGTTTTCCAGATTCCTCAAGGGTGGGAAGGAAGATAGCAGCAACCAGCTCAACCAAGCCTGA